The Halarchaeum grantii genome contains a region encoding:
- a CDS encoding DUF2070 family protein produces the protein MTETQGDLAALSRFIFRAPNWYVSVGFSLLVAALAGIGAFDASYILEDAWQGVFYIGLPTVAASLLTTPVDRWLDGQLTYNRSSLLALCCELIVIALLAVASVIAVLTSLGQNFVFDVLIAALALIFALRLLVVLAVSRNSLPLAAIPASIQTATAGLLLFVYSGAMRYVYQGGGPLFTALLSRPQSAPSRLLLITPDDLLLLVGMSALYALVAYGFVRTVDRPWRQSLGVSGLDFLRGFIGHIAEGSRELEDFFEQIGEDAIVPVTVLSFRRLGGAESQRSDAERASGASGEPDGDEKARFVLPMIHPGPMGEIGGGNLPQRIAETADGLAFPPHATAGHDFNLVTEREVDTLVDAAERAAANVEYTRDATRSTRVQRGDASLIGQGFGDDDAFMAVTFAPAFADDIEYAVGLAAAAEARCAGLGDVLLADAHNSNNGLQGEDLGHVVPGSHRSFNLIEGAGDLGEALADADTAPLELGTAWDRTVWTPTEGIGPLGVRVAVTAVDGQRTCYVLVDGNNMEPGLRDALVDALVDAHGFARDAVEIMTTDTHIVNTVKSENQVGDALDQDALRDVVLDLAGDAVADREPVEAGVATEHAEVTVFGNDRTETLASHANAVIALGSVLGAVVVAVTVLISALIFFLT, from the coding sequence ATGACCGAGACGCAGGGCGACCTCGCGGCGCTCTCCCGGTTCATCTTCCGCGCCCCGAACTGGTACGTCAGCGTCGGCTTCAGCCTCCTCGTCGCCGCGCTCGCGGGTATCGGCGCCTTCGACGCCTCCTACATCCTCGAGGACGCCTGGCAGGGCGTCTTCTACATCGGCCTCCCCACCGTCGCCGCCAGCCTCCTCACCACGCCCGTGGACCGGTGGCTCGACGGCCAACTCACCTACAACCGCTCCTCCCTGCTCGCCCTCTGCTGTGAGCTCATCGTCATCGCGCTCCTCGCCGTCGCCAGCGTCATCGCCGTCCTCACGAGCCTCGGCCAGAACTTCGTCTTCGACGTCCTCATCGCCGCGCTCGCGCTCATCTTCGCGCTGCGTCTCCTCGTCGTGCTCGCCGTCTCGCGCAACAGCCTCCCGCTCGCCGCCATCCCCGCGAGCATCCAGACCGCCACCGCCGGCCTCCTGCTCTTCGTCTACAGCGGCGCGATGCGCTACGTCTACCAGGGCGGCGGCCCCCTCTTCACCGCCCTCCTCTCGCGCCCCCAGAGCGCGCCCTCCCGGCTCCTCCTCATCACGCCCGACGACCTCCTCCTCCTCGTCGGCATGAGCGCCCTCTACGCCCTCGTCGCGTACGGTTTCGTCCGCACCGTCGACCGCCCGTGGCGCCAGAGTCTCGGGGTGTCGGGTCTCGACTTCCTCCGCGGGTTCATCGGCCACATCGCCGAGGGCTCGCGCGAACTCGAGGACTTCTTCGAGCAGATCGGCGAGGACGCAATCGTCCCCGTCACCGTCCTCTCCTTTCGTCGCCTCGGCGGCGCTGAGAGCCAGCGAAGCGACGCCGAACGAGCGAGCGGAGCCAGCGGCGAGCCCGACGGCGACGAGAAAGCGCGCTTCGTCCTCCCGATGATCCACCCCGGGCCGATGGGCGAAATCGGCGGCGGCAACCTCCCCCAGCGCATCGCCGAGACCGCAGACGGCCTCGCCTTCCCCCCGCACGCCACCGCCGGCCACGACTTCAACCTCGTCACCGAGCGCGAAGTCGACACGCTCGTCGACGCCGCCGAGCGCGCCGCCGCGAACGTCGAGTACACCCGTGACGCCACGCGGAGCACGCGCGTCCAGCGCGGCGACGCGAGCCTCATCGGGCAGGGCTTCGGCGACGACGACGCGTTCATGGCCGTCACGTTCGCGCCCGCGTTCGCCGACGACATCGAGTACGCCGTCGGCCTCGCCGCCGCCGCCGAAGCGCGCTGCGCCGGCCTCGGTGACGTCCTCCTCGCGGACGCGCACAACTCCAACAACGGCCTACAAGGCGAGGACCTCGGTCACGTCGTCCCCGGCTCGCATCGCTCCTTCAACCTCATCGAGGGCGCCGGCGACCTCGGCGAGGCGCTCGCCGACGCCGACACCGCCCCGCTCGAACTCGGCACCGCGTGGGACCGCACCGTCTGGACGCCTACGGAAGGCATCGGGCCGCTCGGCGTCCGCGTCGCCGTCACCGCCGTCGACGGCCAGCGGACGTGCTACGTCCTCGTCGACGGCAACAACATGGAGCCCGGCCTCCGGGACGCGCTCGTCGACGCGCTCGTCGACGCCCACGGCTTCGCGCGCGACGCCGTCGAGATCATGACGACCGACACCCACATCGTCAACACCGTCAAGTCCGAGAACCAGGTCGGCGACGCCCTCGATCAGGACGCCCTCCGCGACGTCGTCCTCGACCTCGCCGGCGACGCCGTCGCCGACCGCGAACCCGTCGAGGCCGGCGTCGCCACCGAGCACGCCGAAGTTACCGTCTTCGGCAACGACCGCACCGAGACGCTCGCCAGCCACGCCAACGCCGTCATCGCCCTCGGGAGCGTCCTCGGCGCCGTCGTCGTCGCCGTCACCGTCCTCATCAGCGCGCTCATCTTCTTCCTGACGTAG
- a CDS encoding prefoldin subunit beta, which produces MQGNLPPEAQEKLEELQDLQEKAQTVATQKQQAETQLTEAETALEELEDIDGDTVMYREVGELLVETDYEEAQADLEDKVDNLEIRVQSLEKQEQRVESQFEELQEELQDMLGGAGGMMGGPGAGGA; this is translated from the coding sequence ATGCAGGGCAACCTTCCGCCCGAGGCACAGGAGAAGCTCGAGGAGCTGCAGGACCTTCAGGAGAAGGCCCAGACTGTCGCGACGCAGAAGCAGCAGGCCGAGACCCAGCTCACCGAGGCCGAGACGGCGCTCGAGGAGCTCGAAGACATCGACGGTGACACCGTTATGTACCGCGAGGTCGGCGAGCTGCTCGTCGAGACCGACTACGAGGAGGCGCAGGCCGACCTCGAGGACAAGGTCGACAACCTCGAGATCCGCGTGCAGTCCCTCGAGAAGCAGGAGCAGCGCGTGGAGAGCCAGTTCGAGGAGCTCCAGGAGGAGCTTCAGGACATGCTCGGCGGCGCGGGCGGCATGATGGGCGGTCCCGGCGCGGGCGGCGCGTAA
- a CDS encoding KEOPS complex subunit Pcc1, translating to MTHRTSLVFSYDTPRVAAAVYGAVRVEAGDIEGDRTDAAVERDGDTVRVTVEGADLTALRAGVNTWTTLVGVAESTYETGRRTATQHS from the coding sequence ATGACACATCGGACGTCCCTCGTTTTCTCCTACGACACGCCCCGCGTAGCGGCAGCCGTGTACGGCGCGGTTCGCGTGGAAGCCGGCGACATCGAGGGCGACCGGACGGACGCGGCCGTCGAGCGCGACGGCGACACCGTCCGCGTCACCGTCGAGGGCGCGGACCTGACGGCGCTCCGGGCGGGCGTGAACACGTGGACGACGCTCGTCGGCGTCGCCGAATCGACCTACGAGACCGGGCGGCGCACGGCGACCCAACACAGCTAG
- a CDS encoding DNA-directed RNA polymerase subunit P: protein MSYKCSRCKRDVELDAYGGVRCPYCGHRVLLKERSRDVKEVDVQ, encoded by the coding sequence ATGTCCTACAAGTGCTCCCGCTGTAAGCGCGACGTCGAACTCGACGCCTACGGCGGCGTCCGGTGCCCCTACTGCGGGCACCGCGTCCTGCTGAAGGAGCGGAGCCGAGACGTCAAGGAAGTCGACGTCCAGTAA
- a CDS encoding DUF3194 domain-containing protein, with protein sequence MPSDEEVVQTAAEAAEGYIFSRVKQSDVRDLDVAVSFEDGVLTMDVYLNAPEADVEADELADEAARVGQEAVDDLFAAEE encoded by the coding sequence ATGCCGAGTGACGAAGAAGTCGTTCAGACCGCCGCGGAAGCCGCAGAGGGCTACATCTTCTCGCGGGTGAAACAGTCGGACGTTCGCGACCTCGACGTCGCGGTGTCGTTCGAGGACGGCGTCCTCACGATGGACGTCTACCTGAACGCGCCGGAGGCGGACGTCGAGGCGGACGAACTCGCGGACGAGGCGGCACGCGTCGGCCAAGAAGCGGTCGACGACCTCTTCGCGGCGGAAGAGTAG
- a CDS encoding 50S ribosomal protein L37ae: MASKGSSNTGSAGRFGARYGRVARRRVSDIESDTNDDHTCPDCGTDAVDRKGTGIWQCGKCGYKYAGGAYRPSTPGGEAVTRSIRTALAEDETEA; this comes from the coding sequence ATGGCCAGCAAGGGCTCCAGTAACACCGGAAGCGCGGGCCGGTTCGGTGCACGCTACGGTCGCGTCGCCCGACGCCGCGTCAGCGACATCGAGAGCGACACGAACGACGACCACACCTGTCCCGATTGCGGCACGGACGCCGTCGACCGCAAGGGCACGGGCATCTGGCAGTGCGGCAAGTGCGGCTACAAGTACGCCGGCGGCGCGTACCGCCCCTCCACGCCCGGTGGCGAGGCCGTCACGCGCTCCATCCGGACCGCGCTCGCCGAGGACGAGACCGAGGCGTAA
- a CDS encoding GMP synthase subunit A: MTRIAVVDNHGQFTHLEHRALRDLGVDTDLVDNDTAPSDLAAYDGLVLSGGPSMDRTGRCDEYLDLDVPILGICLGMQFIAAEYGGEVGGGEYGGYADVTVEIVEADDPLVGSLAPETRVWASHADEVKAVPDGFTRTATSDVCDVEAMSDTERERYGVQWHPEVAHTERGDVVFENFLARCE, translated from the coding sequence ATGACTCGAATCGCCGTCGTGGACAACCACGGCCAGTTCACGCATCTGGAACATCGCGCCCTCCGCGACCTCGGCGTCGACACCGACCTCGTCGACAACGACACCGCGCCGAGCGACCTCGCCGCGTACGACGGCCTCGTCCTCTCCGGCGGCCCCAGTATGGACCGGACGGGCCGCTGCGACGAGTACCTCGACCTCGACGTGCCGATCCTCGGTATCTGCCTCGGCATGCAGTTCATCGCCGCCGAATACGGCGGCGAGGTCGGCGGTGGCGAGTACGGCGGCTACGCCGACGTCACCGTCGAAATCGTCGAGGCGGACGACCCGCTCGTCGGCTCGCTCGCCCCCGAGACGCGCGTCTGGGCGAGCCACGCCGACGAAGTGAAAGCGGTCCCCGACGGCTTCACGCGCACCGCCACCAGCGACGTCTGCGACGTCGAGGCCATGAGCGACACCGAGCGCGAGCGCTACGGCGTCCAGTGGCACCCCGAAGTCGCCCACACCGAACGCGGCGACGTCGTCTTCGAGAACTTCCTCGCGCGCTGCGAGTAA